The following DNA comes from Capsicum annuum cultivar UCD-10X-F1 chromosome 7, UCD10Xv1.1, whole genome shotgun sequence.
TAAACAATAAAATCTGCCATTAATCATATTTTGTGGCGAATTAATATCGATTTAGAAAAAGAAATTAGCTATGAACAATTTAGccacaaattaaaaataaaatttgtatctAAATACACCCGATTTTTTTTCTGTAGTGTTTGTTGTCAAATGAGGTAAGCATTTTGATTAGGTGCAAAGTGTGCACAATAATATTCATCTTCAATACATTTTATATTGACTAACGTGATGCACACGTGTAACGCATATATCCTAAACCAGTACTTCAAGTACTTCAAAAAATGGCAAAGAAATTAAAAAGCAGCTTTTGAGCCCATCCAAACATGCTCATAGTTTGTGCTGTTCATTGATGgatgttgcttttttttttttatccaatGACTTTTGGGGTAGGGAATGAATGAGAAATGGACTTAACCCCACTTGGGAAGACGAGAATAGGTGGGAAGAAGAGAAGTCTTCGCGCCGCCTTCGCCCGAAGGACACAACGACAAGTTTCCTTAATGGTTTTTGTCAAATGGATACAGGGGACAATGTGCAACTTATTCTGTTGGAATATCTATATACACCATTCTTTGTCCATCTTGATGACAAATGAAAATGAAGCGTTTGTTTTTACTTCATTCCTGTTTTCTTTTATCAACATGTTTAGGGAAAGTCATGAGTCATTCTTTTCACAATCCCATCATCAATATTTCTCAGATGGACGCCTTGCCTTGCTACAATTTAAGCATCAATTTAGTAGTACTGGATCATCATATGTATCAACTTGTCGCGCTGCTTATTCAAAGACTTCATTATGGAATGAAAGTTCATCAGATTACTGTATATGGGACTGCGTTACATGCCATGACTCTACTGGTCATGTGATTGGTCTCGACCTTACTTGCAGCCAGCTTCAAGGCACATTTAATCAGAATAGCAGCCTTTTTCAACTTCATCATCTTCGTGTGCTCAACCTTGCTTTCAATAATTTCTCAGGTTCCTTAATCCCAGCTGAAATTGATTGGTTGAAAAACTTGGTGCAACGCAacctttctttctcttctttctccgGAAGAGTACCTTCCAATATTTCCTACCTTGTCAATTTGGTTTCCCTCGACCTTTCTTCTATGAGTCTTCAACTTGATGAAATGACATTCACAAACGTCCTTGGTAACCTCACCAAACTAGAGGTACTATCTCTGTCCTCTGTCAACATCTCATCTAAGATGCCTTTGAATGTGTCTTCTTCTTTGACATATCTAGATGTTCAAGGGACTGAATTACTCAACGAATTTCCACTCAGCAGCTTCAGTTTCCCAAACTTGCAAACGCTAAGTTTAAGTAGCAATCTGAATCTCTATTTGGATTTGACTAAGTTTAATTGGAGTAGTGTTAGTTCTAGTCTGTTGGAGTTGGATCTGTCTTACACAAACACCACAGGAAATTGCCAGATTCTCTTGGAAATGTCAAGTCTTTAAAGTACTTGAGACTTTCAAATTGCAAGTTATTTGGCTCTATTCCTGAAAACATTGGCAACTTAAAACAAGTTATGGAAATGGATTTGAGTCATAATAATCTAAGTGGACATCTTCCATGGACAATCTCAAAACTGAAGCGTCTTACTGAGTTTGTGTAACGCCgcgaaatatcatcccgagatgccacacggtgtccaaggctacacgtagcctcaagctaaccctttaagccaaaacactacccttgggttccaaaacaacaacatacacactacgctaaggatatatatataagtacatatcatatcacatcagcacatggcacggaatatcgttagactgtacatatatggaatgtctatacacaaaccaacccaataatacactagtctgacatagcctctatacagcaaaatcaacgagccattgggacaaacccccaactgactcaacagaccaaagggatcaaaAAACAACAGCatcaaaactagcaacttggtcctcaaaccatgaggattcaccactgaaggaacgtagatgcggcactcagATATCACTGTTGCAGCTGCGGCTGaatacctgaacctacatcatggtaagaatgtagcccatagagaaatatgtgggtcagcacaagatacgtactgagtatgtgggggcgcatgcaaaatataaataatatcataaatttcgtaaaaacgtacatatGGACCATAATAACGCACCTGGCTTAAGTAACATTGAAttatgcaactcataacatcttagacaggaaatgtaggagaaaaacctcataaatcattatagatcatcataggcaacttgacttaccacatcaaaactcagagtgacccggtatttcaataaacatgactcttatggacagggaagtttcctataaccaacaaccccacgtgagctacgtggaataccaacgtttgaaacctcCATTggcaggagcgtcatactctttgccagggagtacgaccttaaaactgcaataatcacaatcgggctctctggccaataatatcatcatcaaacaaccctacggtggcacataggtttggaaaaataccaaatttccctctcagtgctaagtactactcctcgacaatctcagaacacgttaggaaatccatcacaacatcacaagggtttatcataaagaccaaatcaaaactctttctcatttatcaaatcatatcaatttgtggattcctaactcaacacattttagctcaaaacattttaatcctcctcaacatcaacaaggtatcaatgcgttgaaccataaccgactcgacatttggacaaagacatgaagactcaatacataatattttcagcAAATtcactcatcaaaatcatccagaaaataccaagactcattgcaacttcaatatcaacattttccaatttgccatccaacacttatttaaaggtacttgagacatcaactcatagtagggatatagaatttccaatatcaattctaaattcataataagaaaatagtggaatgatagtataaatcaaggcttaacaaattaaatcatcatactctcataatcaaatactttttggacataattccatctcaacatcatacacatatcggatgacataatcccatagcgcatggacaataatataagatataaaaccatattttcaattcatggcaaaacatgtaaaatctcatgtcaatgtaattcaacaaaaatatcgggcacaagatcgaaaggataatcttgttcaaagccccacatacctaaaaatggaagatgaatatgaacttccgacttcggaactttattcacaaaaataaagggtgcttctcgaagcccttaacatgatcaactcgaatcctaaatcaatttgaaatttctacggttcaatcaagagacataaaaggatgaaatttggagtagtagggttggggtttgagccttagaaaattttggagaaaaatgagctattgaatgctcttaatggacttaaatccatggtttacttggatggattggagtgaaaatgaccaaaatacccttaaaaatcaaataatgtcaaatctatcctttggtgaactgttttgataggctgaagtaaatcaaccataactttttgctccgattaatccaatttcattagaaagaggactttcagagatttctgttgatatatagtagctcatccagatcattatgtacatgaagttatgatcgtttgaaattgaccttaaaattcgcctggcctcagtattttttttgcacatttactgttcaccactattcacggttagatcggaatgatcataactcatcgctcgagtgtccgttttggatgatccacatatcttggaaagcttattcgattctatacgcgatgacgggtcgcatatccagaaattccacacaaaaaaattattaatcatgataaagaacagaattcaacacattttcgtccgagatcttaacgaaaaattTTTTCGGggatcacatcatctcccccttggaaacattcgtcctcgcatgttgataggtaggtcaagaatactatgaaaatgagtatatagagaaaaatcatcttgcccaagcatatactccattctagatttttttggatatcgtagaaaacacataagtcaagataaacatagcaataaggattaaatcaaaagagaacgatacctttgacatgctcaggattcgtaggaaagaggCGGGGATATTTGGTGCGCATAtccgcttcggcttcccaagtaacactctccacggattgatttcgccaaagcactttaaccaaaggaacttccttgtttcttagcctacaaacttgaaagtcaaaaacctcaaccggaatctcttcatatgaaagactatcttaaatacccgagctttcggaaggatcaatcacaacagaatcaccaatagacttcttaagcatagaaacatggaaaatcgaaTGGATGTTAGATAACTCCGCGGGAAATTCAAcattatacgctaccttcccaatgcgatccacaatcttatagggaccaatgtaacgaggacttagtttctctttcttcccaaatctcttcacccctttcatgggtgaaactttcaagtacactaaatcaccaacatcaaattcaaggtctttcctccttacatctgcgtacGATTTTTTACGACTTTgggcagttttcaacctttcccgaattaacttaaccttcttcatggcctcgaacaccgcatCCGATCCAGTCgcggcagcctcaccaacttcaaaccaaccaatggttGATCTACACCTTTTACCATACAAATCTTCAAACGGTgtcattccaatagtagcatgaaaactgttattgtaagcaaattcgattaatgctaagtgctcatcccaactacttttaaaatcaagaacacaaatCCCTCAACATATATTCTAAATTCTGAATGGTCCGCTCGGCCTAACCATCTGTTTgcagatggaaagcagaacttaaataaatttgggtaccgagacccttctggaaagatttccaaaactgagaggtaaactgagtaccactgtcagaaataatagccaaagggattccatgaagtctgacgagttcccaaatatataatctagcataatctttagctgtatatgatgaatgcacaggcaagaaatgagctgatttcgtcagccgatctacgacaacccaaatcgaatcatgatggcgatgagaaggaggcaaactaactatgaagtccatattcacttcttcccacttctaagtatggatgctaaactcttgcatcacgccactaggcctttgatgctctattttaacctgttgacatgtggAACACTTCGCCACAAATTTTGCTATGTttctcttcataccgttccaccaatagatttcccgcaaatcatggtacatcttggtagcaccaggatagATGGAGTATCTTGTACCAtgcgcttccgccataatcctatgcttcaagttatcaacattaggaacacataatctttctcggagtctcaaaacgccatctcccccttgggagaaaacctccaccttttggtctttaactaactcttttaacctgaccaaggtaggatccctttctttcttctccttcacttccaaaaataaagaggattcggaaccgctttgcactcctatactaccctcagcatcaccaaataacctaacccccaatctatccaaatgatgTACCTCATGGgtcaactccttcttaccaatctccacatgtgctatgCTACCCATGGACTTCTTACTAAGGGTATCTACTACTACAttcgccttgcccggatgatatagcacgctcatatcataatctttcaatagttttAACCATCATTtcttcctaagattcaactctttttgggtgaatacatactgcaagctcttatggtacatgaagacgtcgacatggacactatacatgggtaggataattcttcttgtgaggctttagctgcctggaagcataagctataaccttgcccttttgcatcaatacacaatcgaaaccgactctggaagcatcgcaatacaccaaaaaactatcaacaccatcaggcaaagtcaacacaggggctgaagtgagtcgagtcttcaactcctgaaaactcttctcacaagattcgaaccactggaacttcactttcttttgggtctaACGGGTCATAGGAAACGAATGAATCAAAACCTTTCAACAAAACgacgataataaccagctagacccaagaaacttcagatatcagaaggagaaataggtctaggccaactctttatagcctctatcttttgaggatcaactctaataccttcagaagaaacaacatgacccaagaaggctacagaatttagccaaaactcacacttactgaacttagcatacaaccgatgagttcgaagagtttccaacataATTCGGAGGTAATCctcatgatcaccctcactttgggagtaaataagaatatcatcaaggaacactattacaaataaatccagatatggcaggaatacacggttcataagatccatgaaagccactggagcattagttaacccgaaagacatcactagaaattcaaaatgaccgtaacgggttcggaaggctgtcttggggatatcacattccctaaccttaagttggtgataaccggatctagggtctatctttgaaaagtagcttgcaccttacaattgatcaaataaatcatcaattcgaggaagcggatatttattcttgatagtaaccctattaagctaccggtaatcaatacacatccgaaaataaccatctttcttacgcacaaataggacaggtgcaccccatggggacacactaggtctgataaagattttgtctaaaagatctttcaattgctccttcaactctttaagttccgcgggagccatacgatacggaggaatgaaaataggctgagtattggaaagaaggtcaattccgaactctatctttctatcaagaggtactctagggagatcttctgaaaagatatcaagaaactcattaacaacattaattgactaaatggtcggggtttcagacttagtgtctttaacccaaaccaaatagtggatgcaacccttggaaatcaacttcctagctttgagataggatatgaaacgaaccttaggaatcacagaactcccagactattcgaggataggttcatcaggaaactgaaacttgaccatacGGGCAGCACAATcaatagatgcatagcatgagtgaagccaatccatacccagaatgatatcaaagtcaaccatatctagctcaatcaaatcagcatacataacccgatgaaagatagtaatgggacatttcttatacacccacttagcaatgacagactctcctaccagagtagaaaccaaaataggctcaaaaATCAGTTCAGGATTCGTTTTagaatttacagca
Coding sequences within:
- the LOC124885702 gene encoding receptor-like protein Cf-9, which encodes MDLTPLGKTRIGGKKRSLRAAFARRTQRQVSLMVFVKWIQGTMCNLFCWNIYIHHSLSILMTNENEAFVFTSFLFSFINMFRESHESFFSQSHHQYFSDGRLALLQFKHQFSSTGSSYVSTCRAAYSKTSLWNESSSDYCIWDCVTCHDSTGHVIGLDLTCSQLQGTFNQNSSLFQLHHLRVLNLAFNNFSGSLIPAEIDWLKNLVQRNLSFSSFSGRVPSNISYLVNLVSLDLSSMSLQLDEMTFTNVLGNLTKLEVLSLSSVNISSKMPLNVSSSLTYLDVQGTELLNEFPLSSFSFPNLQTLSLSSNLNLYLDLTKFNWSSVSSSLLELDLSYTNTTGNCQILLEMSSL